One genomic region from Evansella sp. LMS18 encodes:
- the brnQ gene encoding branched-chain amino acid transport system II carrier protein, producing MNNNNISLKDTLAIGLMMFALFLGAGNLIFPPALGQEAGSSVWTAAAGFLVTGVGLPVLAIIAIAKSGGDLQHISKRVSPLFAVIFSLAVYLAIGPLFGIPRTGSVAYETGVLPYLSEATPGSLFLFTFIFFGISYWLSLNPAKLVGRIGKVITPVLLFVIAVLAGTGLIRPMGEPASPAEAYQEFAFFRGFQEGYLTMDAIAALVFGIVIISRLKERGITSKDELTKRTIQAGLIAGTGLMFVYFSLAFLGASSVSVIGYQENGGAILTAVADELLGTGGIILLSVVITLACLTTAVGLISAFGEFLNKLLPSLKYSVTTAAITLFSLLMANMGLTQLIQFSLPMLIMLYPVAIVLIVLSLAKDLFNESSGVFKGAVTGAVLVSIPDGLSGTPLFSGLFQPLVDALPLSAYGIAWLIPAVIGGFIGGILTRKRNLQSK from the coding sequence ATGAATAACAATAACATTTCTTTAAAGGATACATTGGCAATCGGGCTGATGATGTTCGCATTGTTCCTGGGTGCAGGAAACTTGATTTTCCCTCCTGCTCTTGGACAGGAAGCCGGAAGCTCAGTGTGGACTGCAGCAGCTGGTTTTTTAGTTACAGGAGTAGGATTGCCTGTTTTAGCTATTATAGCCATCGCAAAATCAGGGGGGGATCTTCAGCATATATCAAAACGGGTTAGTCCTTTGTTTGCCGTTATTTTTTCTCTTGCTGTTTATTTAGCAATCGGCCCTTTATTCGGGATACCACGTACTGGGTCTGTTGCATATGAAACAGGAGTGCTCCCCTATTTAAGCGAAGCCACCCCTGGATCTTTATTTCTGTTTACGTTCATCTTTTTTGGGATAAGTTACTGGCTAAGCCTGAACCCCGCAAAACTGGTGGGGAGAATTGGAAAAGTTATTACTCCTGTTCTTCTTTTCGTCATCGCCGTGCTTGCTGGCACAGGCCTGATTCGTCCTATGGGGGAGCCGGCTTCTCCTGCGGAAGCATATCAGGAATTCGCTTTTTTCCGAGGCTTTCAGGAAGGTTATTTAACGATGGACGCTATCGCGGCGCTTGTTTTTGGAATTGTCATTATATCAAGGCTGAAGGAAAGAGGTATTACCTCAAAGGATGAACTTACAAAGCGGACAATCCAGGCAGGACTTATAGCCGGAACAGGGTTGATGTTCGTTTATTTCTCCCTTGCATTTCTTGGAGCTTCCAGCGTCAGCGTGATTGGATACCAGGAAAATGGCGGTGCCATCCTGACTGCTGTTGCCGATGAACTTCTCGGTACTGGAGGGATTATATTACTGTCTGTAGTAATCACTTTAGCGTGCTTAACTACCGCAGTAGGGTTAATATCGGCGTTTGGGGAATTTTTAAACAAGCTTCTTCCCTCCTTAAAATATTCCGTTACTACAGCAGCAATAACATTGTTCAGCCTTCTTATGGCAAACATGGGGCTTACACAGCTCATCCAGTTTTCACTGCCTATGCTCATTATGCTGTACCCTGTTGCTATAGTGCTTATAGTTCTGTCACTAGCGAAAGACTTGTTCAATGAATCTTCCGGAGTTTTTAAAGGAGCCGTTACAGGAGCTGTCCTCGTCAGTATACCTGATGGCTTGAGCGGCACGCCCCTCTTCTCTGGTTTGTTCCAGCCTCTGGTGGATGCCTTGCCTCTTTCAGCTTACGGAATCGCCTGGCTCATTCCTGCCGTTATCGGAGGGTTTATCGGGGGTATATTAACACGCAAAAGAAATTTGCAAAGCAAATGA
- a CDS encoding NAD kinase, with translation MPNRRNVYLYYTPSDELEPKVQELRKLGRKYDFQLVKTPEEANIIASIGGDGAFLQAIRKTKFREDCLYVGINDGHLGFYTDFDLNNLERIEAGMQASGLEVLRYPTLEVTVDGMQSFQCLNECAIRSNIIKTFAIDVFIDDLYFETFRGDGMVVSTPTGSTAYNKSLGGAVVDPKLKGFQLTEISSINNNQYRTLGSPLLLNKDRELVLKVIQDGNDHPIIAADNEALSIRHIHELKVRLSEKEIKTLRMKDNLFLHKVRRSFL, from the coding sequence ATGCCTAATCGTAGAAATGTTTATTTATATTACACCCCTTCTGATGAATTAGAGCCTAAAGTGCAGGAGTTAAGAAAACTTGGAAGAAAATACGACTTCCAGCTCGTTAAAACCCCTGAAGAAGCCAATATAATTGCCAGTATTGGCGGCGACGGGGCTTTTCTGCAGGCAATCAGGAAAACAAAATTCCGGGAAGATTGCTTATATGTAGGAATCAACGATGGCCATCTTGGCTTTTATACGGATTTTGACCTGAATAACCTGGAAAGGATTGAAGCCGGAATGCAGGCTTCCGGCCTGGAAGTGCTTCGGTATCCAACCCTGGAAGTGACTGTCGACGGAATGCAGAGCTTCCAGTGCCTGAATGAGTGTGCGATCCGCTCCAATATTATAAAAACTTTTGCTATCGATGTGTTTATTGATGACTTATATTTCGAAACCTTCCGTGGAGACGGAATGGTTGTTTCCACACCAACAGGCAGTACAGCCTATAATAAATCACTTGGTGGAGCAGTAGTTGACCCTAAGCTTAAAGGTTTCCAGCTCACAGAAATATCCTCCATCAACAACAACCAGTACCGTACTCTTGGCTCTCCGCTTCTGCTAAACAAGGATCGTGAGCTCGTCTTAAAGGTCATTCAGGACGGAAACGACCATCCAATAATTGCAGCAGATAACGAAGCACTAAGTATAAGGCACATTCACGAGCTGAAAGTCCGGCTGTCAGAAAAAGAAATCAAAACTTTGCGTATGAAGGATAACCTCTTTCTTCACAAAGTGCGAAGAAGCTTTTTATGA
- a CDS encoding cysteine desulfurase family protein: MIYFDNSATTRPYPEVSDTYLKVSTEYFGNPSSLHPLGKISERLLVQARERAAELLKVNPSEILFTSGGTESNNLAIKGTAHQYQGRGNHLITSRTEHASSLEAFQQLEKEGFRVSYLEPDNNGIITSEQVKEELTDETILVSLIHVHNETGSIQPVQEIGEVLSRYPKVLFHVDHVQGAAKVPLDFRTAKVDLSTLSAHKFHGMKGSGILYVRNGVRLHSLLSGGSQERGIRAGTENVAGVTAMVKALRMSMGKAETSLPQMEKINRWMEQKCSNIPGVVINSPEERAPHILNIAVPGIKPEVMVQALAEKDIYVSTKSACSSRETEPSRTLIAMGYDKERASSALRISLTYENTFEEAERFIAEFSNIVASLKKVVNKQ, encoded by the coding sequence ATGATTTACTTTGATAACAGTGCTACAACCCGCCCATACCCGGAAGTATCTGACACATATTTGAAAGTGTCCACAGAATATTTTGGCAACCCATCCTCCCTCCATCCTTTAGGGAAAATCTCTGAGCGCCTTCTAGTCCAGGCAAGGGAGCGGGCCGCGGAGTTATTGAAGGTAAACCCATCAGAAATTCTTTTTACTTCCGGAGGAACAGAAAGTAATAACCTGGCGATAAAAGGAACTGCCCATCAGTACCAGGGCAGGGGAAATCATTTAATTACCTCCCGTACAGAACATGCTTCATCATTGGAAGCATTTCAGCAGCTCGAAAAAGAGGGATTCAGAGTCTCCTATCTGGAACCCGATAATAATGGGATAATTACTTCGGAACAGGTGAAAGAAGAACTTACAGACGAAACTATTCTCGTCTCTCTTATACATGTCCATAATGAAACAGGAAGTATACAGCCTGTCCAGGAAATTGGCGAAGTGCTTTCTCGTTATCCTAAAGTATTGTTTCATGTTGATCATGTACAGGGCGCCGCAAAAGTGCCTCTGGACTTCAGAACTGCAAAGGTGGATTTAAGTACATTATCCGCTCATAAATTCCATGGCATGAAAGGGAGCGGAATACTTTATGTGAGAAACGGTGTCAGGCTCCATTCTCTTCTGTCCGGCGGCAGCCAGGAGAGAGGAATCAGAGCAGGAACTGAGAATGTTGCTGGTGTTACCGCTATGGTAAAAGCTCTGAGAATGAGTATGGGAAAAGCGGAAACTTCCCTTCCTCAAATGGAAAAAATAAATCGCTGGATGGAACAGAAATGCAGTAATATTCCTGGTGTGGTTATAAACTCTCCAGAGGAGCGGGCGCCGCATATTCTTAATATTGCTGTACCAGGCATAAAGCCGGAAGTAATGGTTCAGGCTCTTGCGGAAAAAGATATTTATGTCTCGACTAAGTCTGCCTGCTCCAGCCGGGAAACGGAACCCAGCAGGACATTGATCGCAATGGGATACGATAAGGAAAGAGCATCAAGTGCTTTAAGGATTTCTTTGACATACGAAAATACATTTGAAGAAGCGGAGAGGTTTATTGCTGAGTTCAGTAATATTGTTGCTTCTCTGAAAAAGGTGGTAAACAAACAATGA
- a CDS encoding alpha/beta-type small acid-soluble spore protein: MANNNSSNQLLVPGVQQALDQMKYEIAQEFGVQLGADTTSRANGSVGGEITKRLVSMAQQQMS, from the coding sequence ATGGCGAACAACAACAGTTCTAACCAATTATTAGTCCCTGGTGTACAACAAGCTTTAGATCAGATGAAATATGAGATTGCTCAGGAGTTTGGCGTACAGCTGGGTGCTGACACAACATCCCGGGCTAACGGATCAGTAGGTGGAGAGATTACTAAACGTTTAGTTTCAATGGCTCAGCAGCAAATGAGTTAA
- a CDS encoding amidohydrolase: MGTLWYGGKVRTLENEHDSKEAVFVKDGIIRGTGTKEQLLSEFKEEITRMEDIEGAVMYPGFTDSHLHMVGHGEKLLKLDLSEIDSIDKLKNTLLEAAASLPPGEWLVGEGFNENLYADAKVPDRYILDEVTTEHPIILSRVCRHALVTNSYGLELAGITPETPEPSGGIIVKDNTGIPTGYLLDQAQELIREAAPSISLNYVKKALGTSIHDLLSKGFVGGHTEDLNYYGDPSGTLAAFHEKIDGVKVKFRANLLIHHEVAEQILSEMATAGEQSNFVEAGSVKIFADGALGGRTALLSEPYADDATTKGVAIYSREELQDIVRKARNLNMPIAVHTIGDAALELAIDIIEKIPPVSDGQRDRLIHIQVAREDLIDRMKKLPVILDLQPRFVASDFPWVIDRLGKERMKYSFAWKTLLDAGLICAGGSDAPIEPVDPLLGIHAAVTRRKPEEKHEGYYPEQKLTLFEALRLYTYGSAQAVCKENEQGLIKSGYTADFTVLSEDLFELEPDEWLEVKVEKTVVDDTVMYDRQAGTATAEN, from the coding sequence GTGGGAACACTGTGGTACGGAGGTAAAGTAAGAACACTGGAGAATGAGCACGATAGTAAGGAAGCGGTGTTTGTAAAAGACGGAATCATTCGGGGAACTGGGACCAAAGAACAATTGCTATCCGAATTCAAGGAAGAAATTACGAGGATGGAAGATATTGAAGGTGCTGTTATGTACCCTGGTTTTACTGACAGTCATTTACATATGGTGGGGCACGGAGAGAAACTCCTGAAACTCGACCTCTCTGAAATAGACAGTATTGATAAATTGAAAAACACCTTGCTTGAGGCCGCTGCCAGCCTTCCACCGGGGGAGTGGCTCGTCGGAGAAGGTTTTAATGAAAATTTATATGCAGATGCAAAAGTGCCGGACAGATATATTCTGGACGAAGTAACTACAGAACACCCGATTATTTTATCCCGGGTTTGCCGCCATGCTCTCGTTACGAATTCATATGGACTGGAGCTTGCGGGAATAACGCCGGAAACTCCGGAACCTTCAGGCGGGATAATCGTAAAGGATAATACAGGTATTCCTACTGGTTATCTGCTGGACCAGGCTCAGGAATTAATCCGGGAAGCTGCTCCCTCTATAAGCTTAAATTATGTTAAGAAGGCTCTCGGAACATCAATTCATGACTTGTTAAGCAAGGGTTTTGTTGGAGGCCATACAGAGGACCTGAATTACTACGGAGACCCCTCAGGTACATTAGCGGCTTTCCACGAAAAAATTGATGGGGTGAAAGTGAAGTTCCGTGCCAATCTTCTTATTCACCATGAAGTTGCAGAACAAATACTGTCTGAAATGGCTACCGCTGGAGAACAAAGTAATTTTGTGGAAGCCGGTTCTGTAAAGATTTTTGCAGATGGTGCTCTTGGAGGAAGAACAGCTCTCCTCAGCGAACCATATGCAGACGATGCAACAACGAAAGGAGTGGCTATATACTCCCGAGAGGAACTGCAGGACATTGTAAGAAAAGCCAGGAATCTGAATATGCCGATTGCTGTACATACAATAGGGGACGCCGCTCTTGAGCTTGCAATTGACATTATTGAAAAAATCCCGCCAGTCTCAGACGGGCAGCGTGACAGGCTTATTCACATACAGGTTGCGAGAGAAGACTTGATTGACAGGATGAAAAAGCTTCCTGTTATTCTGGATCTCCAGCCAAGATTTGTTGCTTCCGATTTTCCGTGGGTGATAGACAGGCTTGGCAAAGAAAGAATGAAGTATTCTTTCGCCTGGAAGACCTTGCTAGATGCAGGATTAATCTGTGCCGGTGGTTCAGATGCCCCGATAGAGCCTGTGGATCCATTGCTTGGCATTCATGCTGCTGTCACAAGAAGGAAACCAGAAGAAAAGCATGAAGGATATTATCCTGAACAGAAGCTTACTTTATTTGAGGCTCTTCGTCTATATACATATGGCAGTGCTCAGGCAGTATGTAAAGAGAACGAGCAGGGGCTTATCAAAAGCGGCTATACCGCTGATTTCACCGTCCTGAGCGAAGATCTTTTTGAGCTGGAGCCTGATGAATGGCTAGAAGTGAAAGTTGAAAAAACAGTAGTGGATGATACGGTAATGTATGACAGGCAAGCCGGTACGGCAACAGCGGAGAATTAA
- the thiI gene encoding tRNA uracil 4-sulfurtransferase ThiI, giving the protein MNYNHILIRYAELALKGKNRKEFEKKLQDNLKRALKKFPEIKVIRSFGRMFIELNGAEEEAVSDRLKDIFGIHSFSPALKLELDQERIDEGALWAIKDALPEERGTFKVSVKRANKNFPKRSQELNYHIGSHILRNTKELTVDVHNPDVEVKVEIRDEACYIMCKSRKGAGGLPVGTAGKVMLMLSGGIDSPVAGYLALKRGVELEAIHFHSPPFTNERARQKVEDLARVLTRFGGRIKLHIVPFTAAQQEIHKKVPDNYEMTIMRRFMLRIAEATAEKNGALALVNGESLGQVASQTLHSMHTINEVTNLPILRPLVTMDKLEVIDIARNIGTYELSILPYEDCCTIFLPPQTKTRPSIKKAAAYEQAIDVDKFVSEAVEGIETVFIKHDTNIEKEFEDLF; this is encoded by the coding sequence ATGAATTACAATCATATCTTAATTCGGTATGCTGAGCTGGCTCTGAAAGGGAAGAACAGAAAAGAATTTGAAAAAAAACTTCAGGACAATCTTAAAAGAGCTCTGAAGAAATTCCCGGAAATCAAAGTGATAAGATCATTTGGAAGAATGTTTATCGAACTGAACGGCGCAGAGGAAGAAGCAGTTTCTGATCGCCTGAAAGATATATTCGGCATACATTCCTTTAGTCCGGCGTTAAAACTGGAACTTGACCAGGAGCGGATTGACGAAGGGGCATTATGGGCAATAAAAGATGCACTCCCTGAAGAAAGAGGGACCTTTAAAGTATCCGTGAAAAGAGCGAATAAAAATTTTCCGAAAAGATCCCAGGAACTGAATTACCATATCGGCTCCCATATATTGAGAAATACGAAAGAGCTGACAGTTGATGTGCATAACCCCGATGTGGAAGTTAAAGTAGAGATCAGGGATGAAGCCTGCTACATTATGTGCAAATCAAGAAAAGGGGCAGGTGGTCTTCCTGTTGGTACGGCCGGGAAAGTAATGCTTATGCTTTCCGGTGGAATTGACAGTCCTGTTGCAGGATATCTTGCTTTAAAGAGAGGGGTGGAGCTCGAAGCTATCCATTTCCACAGCCCTCCGTTCACAAATGAACGGGCGAGACAGAAAGTGGAAGATTTAGCCCGGGTGCTTACAAGGTTCGGGGGCAGGATTAAACTGCACATCGTCCCATTTACTGCAGCCCAGCAGGAGATTCATAAGAAAGTGCCAGATAACTATGAAATGACAATTATGCGCCGTTTCATGCTGCGGATCGCAGAAGCAACAGCTGAAAAAAATGGAGCTCTCGCTCTTGTAAACGGGGAAAGCCTCGGCCAGGTTGCCAGCCAGACGCTCCACAGCATGCATACAATAAACGAAGTTACTAATTTGCCGATACTCCGGCCGCTGGTCACAATGGACAAACTGGAGGTCATCGATATTGCCAGAAATATCGGCACTTACGAATTATCAATCCTGCCTTATGAAGATTGCTGTACTATTTTCCTGCCGCCTCAGACAAAAACGCGCCCATCCATAAAAAAAGCGGCAGCTTATGAGCAGGCGATTGACGTGGATAAGTTTGTAAGTGAAGCAGTGGAAGGTATCGAAACAGTGTTTATCAAGCACGATACAAATATAGAAAAAGAGTTTGAGGACCTTTTTTAA